One Oncorhynchus keta strain PuntledgeMale-10-30-2019 chromosome 23, Oket_V2, whole genome shotgun sequence DNA segment encodes these proteins:
- the LOC118402377 gene encoding transcription initiation factor IIB-like isoform X2 — MLVEDYRAGPECGLVVGDRMIDVGSEWRTFTNEKATKDPSRVGDAQNPLLNGGDLTTMISKGTGAASFDEFGNSKYQNRRTMSSSDRAMLNAFKEITTMADRINLPRNITDRTNKLFKQVYEQKSLKGRANDAIASACLYIACRQEGVPRTFKEICAVSRISKKEIGRCFKLILKALETSVDLITTGDFMSRFCSNLGLPKQVQMAATYIARNAVEQDLVPGRSPISVAAAAIYMASQASAEKKTQKEIGDIAGVADVTIRQSYRLIYPRAADLFPPDFKFDTPVDKLPQL; from the exons GTGACAGGATGATTGACGTCGGCTCAGAGTGGAGGACCTTCACCAATGAGAAAGCCACCAAAGACCCGTCTAGAGTGGGCGACGCCCAGAACCCACTCCTCAACGGGGGAGACTTGACCACCATGATCAGCAAG GGAACAGGCGCGGCTAGTTTTGACGAGTTCGGCAACTCCAAGTACCAGAACCGGCGGACCATGAGCAGTTCAGACCGTGCCATGCTTAACGCCTTCAAAGAGATTACCACCATGGCCGACCGGATCAACCTACCAAGGAATATCACA GACCGAACAAATAAGTTATTTAAGCAAGTGTACGAACAGAAGAGCCTGAAGGGGCGGGCCAACGACGCCATCGCATCAGCCTGCCTTTACATCGCCTGCAGACAAGAGGGCGTGCCTCGGACGTTTAAAG AGATCTGCGCCGTGTCCCGCATCTCCAAGAAGGAGATCGGCCGCTGCTTCAAGCTGATCCTCAAGGCCCTGGAGACCAGCGTGGACCTCATCACCACCGGAGACTTCATGTCCCGCTTCTGCTCCAACCTGGGCCTGCCGAAGCAGGTGCAGATGGCGGCCACCTACATCGCCCGGAATGCCGTGGAGCAGGACCTGGTGCCCGGCAGAAGCCCCATCTCTGTGGCCGCCGCCGCCATCTACATGGCCTCCCAGGCGTCCGCTGAGAAGAAGACCCAGAAAG AGATCGGAGACATCGCCGGTGTGGCAGACGTCACAATCAGACAGTCGTACCGACTCATCTACCCCCGTGCAGCTGACCTCTTCCCCCCGGACTTCAAATTCGACACCCCTGTGGACAAACTGCCCCAGCTGTGA